Below is a window of Veillonella rodentium DNA.
AAGAGGCCAAAAAAATTAGAAGCCCTTACACTTGCCAGTGGGAGCTTCTAATGATAGTTCATAAATTATTTTGTATCTTAAATTAGCACATTAACTATAAGATTTGAAGTTATGTTTTAGTCCAGAGCATAGACCTTTAGACTAAGACATAATTTTATCCTAGGACATCGATAAAGGCTTTCACCACATCGGGATCAAAGAGAGAGCCTGATGCACTGAAGAGTTCTTCTTTTGCTTTCGCCTTGGTCTTTGCCCAAAATTCGGTGGATGGATTAACCGTCGTGTCATAATAATCAGCAACGGCGATAATACGGGCGCCTAATGGAATATTAGCGCCGCGTAAATGCTTCGGATATCCGGAGCCATCCCATTTTTCGTGATGATAGCGGATATAGGGCAAGATTTGCTGGCAACATGGATAGTTTTCAATCATGTTGGCACCGCTTGCAGCATGTTGTTTATATTTGGACATTTCTTGTTTGTTCAGATATGG
It encodes the following:
- a CDS encoding HD-GYP domain-containing protein, which translates into the protein MFMLSLMQPSGLYELEKDSLEAISAQLLQMIQMKSYHLYTHSIQVANYAVSIAAKMGLPLNEIEQIRHAALLHDVGLLMVPNALIQKCPYLNKQEMSKYKQHAASGANMIENYPCCQQILPYIRYHHEKWDGSGYPKHLRGANIPLGARIIAVADYYDTTVNPSTEFWAKTKAKAKEELFSASGSLFDPDVVKAFIDVLG